One part of the Pseudomonas sp. MYb118 genome encodes these proteins:
- the lon gene encoding endopeptidase La: MSDQQDFPEDLSEYADPENAPSRSTGKGLALPGQNLPDKVYIIPIHNRPFFPAQVLPVIVNEEPWAETLDLVSKSDHHSLALFYMDTPQEDPRHFDTSALPLYGTLVKVHHASRENGKLQFVAQGLTRVRLKTWLKHHRPPYLVEVEYPHQPSEPTDEVKAYGMALINAIKELLPLNPLYSEELKNYLNRFSPNDPSPLTDFAAALTSATGNELQEVLDCVPMLKRMEKVLPMLRKEVEVARLQKEISAEVNRKIGEHQREFFLKEQLKVIQQELGLTKDDRSADIEQFEQRLEGKVLPAQVQKRIEEEMNKLSILETGSPEYAVTRNYLDWATSVPWGVYGDDKLDLKHARKVLDKHHAGLDDIKDRILEFLAVGAYKGEISGSIVLLVGPPGVGKTSVGKSIAESLGRPFYRFSLGGMRDEAEIKGHRRTYIGAQPGKLVQALKDVEVMNPVIMLDEIDKMGQSYQGDPASALLETLDPEQNVEFLDHYLDLRMDLSKVLFVCTANTLDSIPGPLLDRMEVIRLSGYITEEKVAIAKRHLWPKLLEKAGVSKGSLSISDSALKALIDGYAREAGVRQLEKQMGKLVRKAVMKLIDDPKAVIKLGPKDLEASLGHPVFRNEQVLSGTGVITGLAWTSMGGATLPIEATRIHTHNRGFKLTGQLGDVMKESAEIAYSYVSSNLKSFGGDPKFFDEAFVHLHVPEGATPKDGPSAGVTMASALLSLARNQPAKKGVAMTGELTLTGHVLPIGGVREKVIAARRQKIFELILPEANRGSFEELPDYLKEGITVHFAKRFADVAKVLFR; this comes from the coding sequence ATGAGCGACCAGCAAGATTTTCCCGAAGACCTGAGCGAGTACGCCGATCCGGAAAACGCCCCGAGCCGTTCCACCGGTAAAGGCCTCGCACTGCCCGGCCAGAACCTGCCGGACAAGGTCTACATCATCCCGATCCACAACCGCCCGTTCTTCCCGGCGCAGGTGCTGCCGGTCATCGTCAACGAAGAACCCTGGGCCGAAACCCTGGACCTGGTGAGCAAGTCCGATCATCACTCCCTGGCCCTGTTCTACATGGACACGCCCCAGGAAGACCCGCGTCACTTCGACACCTCGGCGCTGCCGCTGTACGGCACGCTGGTCAAGGTGCACCACGCCAGCCGCGAAAACGGCAAGCTGCAATTCGTCGCCCAGGGCCTGACCCGCGTCCGCCTCAAGACCTGGCTCAAGCACCATCGCCCGCCGTACCTGGTGGAAGTCGAGTACCCGCACCAGCCGAGCGAGCCGACCGACGAGGTCAAGGCCTACGGCATGGCGCTGATCAACGCGATCAAGGAACTGCTGCCGCTCAACCCGCTGTACAGCGAAGAGCTGAAAAACTACCTCAACCGCTTCAGCCCCAACGACCCGTCGCCCCTGACCGACTTCGCCGCCGCGCTGACCTCGGCTACCGGCAACGAGTTGCAGGAAGTGCTCGACTGCGTGCCGATGCTCAAGCGCATGGAAAAAGTCCTGCCGATGCTGCGCAAGGAAGTCGAAGTCGCGCGCCTGCAAAAGGAAATCTCCGCCGAGGTGAACCGCAAGATCGGCGAGCACCAGCGCGAGTTCTTCCTCAAGGAACAACTCAAGGTCATCCAGCAGGAGCTGGGCCTGACGAAGGACGACCGCAGCGCCGACATCGAGCAGTTCGAGCAGCGCCTCGAAGGCAAAGTGCTGCCGGCGCAGGTGCAAAAACGCATCGAAGAAGAGATGAACAAGCTATCGATCCTCGAGACCGGCTCGCCGGAGTACGCGGTCACCCGCAACTACCTCGACTGGGCGACCTCGGTGCCCTGGGGCGTGTACGGCGATGACAAGCTCGACCTCAAGCACGCGCGCAAGGTGCTGGACAAGCACCACGCCGGGCTCGATGACATCAAGGACCGCATCCTCGAATTCCTCGCGGTCGGCGCCTATAAAGGCGAGATCAGCGGCTCCATCGTGCTGCTGGTCGGCCCGCCAGGCGTGGGCAAGACCAGCGTCGGCAAGTCCATCGCCGAATCCCTGGGCCGGCCGTTCTACCGTTTCAGCCTCGGTGGCATGCGCGACGAAGCCGAGATCAAGGGCCATCGCCGCACCTACATCGGTGCGCAACCGGGCAAGCTGGTGCAGGCGTTGAAGGACGTCGAAGTGATGAACCCGGTGATCATGCTCGATGAAATCGACAAGATGGGCCAGAGCTACCAGGGCGACCCGGCCTCGGCGCTGCTCGAGACCCTGGACCCGGAGCAGAACGTCGAATTCCTCGATCACTACCTTGACCTGCGCATGGACTTGTCCAAGGTGCTGTTCGTCTGCACCGCCAACACCCTGGACTCGATCCCCGGACCGTTGCTCGACCGCATGGAAGTCATTCGCCTGTCGGGTTACATCACCGAGGAAAAAGTCGCCATCGCCAAGCGTCACCTGTGGCCCAAGCTGCTGGAGAAGGCCGGCGTGTCCAAGGGCAGCCTGTCCATCAGCGACAGCGCCTTGAAGGCCCTGATCGACGGTTACGCCCGCGAGGCCGGTGTGCGCCAGCTGGAAAAGCAGATGGGCAAACTGGTGCGCAAGGCCGTGATGAAGCTGATCGACGACCCGAAGGCAGTGATCAAACTCGGCCCGAAAGACCTCGAAGCGTCGCTGGGCCATCCGGTGTTCCGCAACGAACAGGTGCTGTCCGGCACCGGCGTGATCACAGGTCTCGCCTGGACCAGCATGGGCGGCGCCACACTACCGATCGAGGCTACGCGCATTCACACGCACAACCGTGGCTTCAAGCTCACCGGGCAGTTGGGTGATGTGATGAAAGAATCTGCGGAAATTGCCTACAGCTACGTCAGCTCGAACCTGAAGTCGTTTGGCGGTGACCCGAAGTTCTTCGACGAGGCCTTCGTCCACCTGCACGTGCCGGAAGGCGCCACCCCCAAGGACGGCCCGAGTGCCGGCGTGACCATGGCCAGCGCCCTGCTCTCGCTCGCGCGCAACCAACCGGCGAAAAAAGGCGTGGCCATGACCGGCGAACTGACCCTGACCGGGCATGTACTGCCAATTGGCGGGGTGCGCGAGAAGGTGATTGCGGCACGGCGGCAGAAGATTTTCGAACTGATCCTGCCGGAGGCCAACCGTGGCAGCTTCGAAGAGTTGCCCGATTACCTGAAGGAAGGGATTACCGTGCATTTCGCCAAGCGGTTTGCGGATGTGGCGAAGGTGTTGTTCAGGTAG
- a CDS encoding lysoplasmalogenase gives MGWLILALMGAVTFLYGLSVHAALLCLLVKPLPVLALLGWLHDAPPSEYRRWISLGLIFSLLGDVLLAWPGDLFVFGLGAFLVAHLAYLKAYLSDCRRLALLPLIIALVVGAVLLGILLANGLGPLTVPVIVYGVAISAMLWRALARLCTDVPQRSALLAAAGAVAFVFSDSVIGINRFVSPFNAAPYVIILSYWLGQWGITASAFVHKPR, from the coding sequence ATGGGCTGGCTGATCCTGGCGCTGATGGGCGCGGTGACCTTTCTCTACGGTCTCAGTGTGCATGCGGCGCTGCTGTGCCTGCTGGTCAAGCCGTTGCCGGTGCTGGCCCTGCTCGGCTGGCTGCACGACGCGCCGCCCAGCGAGTATCGACGCTGGATCAGCCTGGGCCTGATTTTCTCCCTGCTCGGCGATGTATTGCTGGCGTGGCCGGGGGACCTGTTCGTGTTCGGCCTCGGCGCGTTCCTGGTCGCCCATCTGGCGTACCTCAAGGCCTACCTGAGCGATTGCCGGCGGCTGGCGTTGCTGCCGTTGATCATCGCCCTGGTGGTGGGCGCGGTGTTGCTGGGGATTCTGCTGGCCAACGGCCTGGGCCCGCTGACCGTGCCGGTGATCGTCTACGGCGTGGCCATCAGCGCCATGCTCTGGCGCGCACTGGCCCGGCTGTGCACCGATGTGCCCCAGCGCTCGGCATTGCTGGCAGCGGCCGGCGCCGTGGCGTTCGTGTTTTCCGACAGCGTGATTGGCATCAACCGCTTCGTGTCGCCGTTCAACGCGGCGCCGTATGTGATCATCCTCAGTTACTGGCTGGGGCAGTGGGGGATCACGGCTTCGGCGTTTGTGCATAAACCGCGTTGA
- a CDS encoding protease inhibitor I42 family protein, which translates to MSPTRLFVPLALALLAACASQPKQNVTVEKQSECPVKMSNGQNLILTLPSNPTTGYRWAIQDSAGGVLRALGPEVYRNPEDAGVIGAAGVSTWRFQAFAPGTGRLRLTSQQPWAPEVLPVDSFDCAISVN; encoded by the coding sequence ATGTCCCCCACTCGCCTGTTCGTCCCCCTCGCCCTCGCCCTGCTGGCCGCCTGCGCCTCGCAGCCTAAACAGAACGTGACGGTGGAAAAACAGAGTGAATGCCCGGTGAAAATGAGCAACGGGCAAAACCTGATCCTGACCCTGCCCAGCAACCCGACCACCGGCTACCGCTGGGCCATACAGGACTCCGCCGGCGGCGTGCTGCGCGCGCTGGGGCCGGAGGTCTATCGCAACCCTGAAGACGCCGGCGTGATCGGCGCGGCCGGGGTTTCGACCTGGCGCTTCCAGGCCTTCGCACCCGGCACCGGGCGGCTGCGCCTGACTTCGCAACAACCCTGGGCGCCGGAAGTGTTGCCGGTGGACAGCTTCGACTGCGCGATCTCGGTCAACTGA